The following are encoded in a window of Vespula pensylvanica isolate Volc-1 chromosome 2, ASM1446617v1, whole genome shotgun sequence genomic DNA:
- the LOC122638163 gene encoding protein PRRC2C isoform X2: MSTLSGILSKGEKGKSKFQSLDINNLYRVSRGESLEQHQQKNTLPRKHGMQTLGRVPSARRPPANLPSLKSETSSSDPAVSLVPSGGSGWATTKDSGSSSTNTTVSTTATDSNTTNSSPTQCVTGSTAPTSLHPLLPGQQGTSHSSDANNKSSWSAIMSKSGDAVVGYAGLVGGGRGGRSAPGLSFLAHQSPQFQHEFPSLSGQPSVSASNQSQTQESSATSNAISVAVQHHSLLQQQPYSHNHSGGALNNQQQQQNRELNAQYGPGPSLRPQTEGSWIQGGSRTTSGTTPTTGAPGNGNTPAVQGPPMVGPSGSTGHTEGLAGGRQNLGQSPNMAMGQAGQSTSPNSQAPLPSASHQMYRGNFPSGFPSQFSPNVGSGGPRPRFNYPPDRFPLPQRPQERDRVPEEEIITRPIIKEEDLTRMDDISRDAGWAAHDDIDYNQKLAFSDDEPEPEPPKKEEKKDVKTEEKLDENHSENKDKPRDNRDNRETAKDNRDQPTHRPWNQSTLSRDLRGPNGPNCFSTQPSLQSVHSLRVDAEDDEAWNERRRLKVEVAFVVKRARQRKEEEEKRFQESTKQAAAKKLQDLEKKLQEKQSRQKEDERGPPPEPKGLISVPPVPIPVPEWEREKEIRERENRERERERSRTSSEGKDDKSARESREPRDNLRESRDTRDQLMNDRQSDRQLDRQNDRQNDRQIDRQNDRQIDRQNDRQIDRQNDRQIDRQNDRQIDRQNDRQTDRQNDRQNERQNDRANDRQNDRPNDRPNDRQNDRQIDRQNFLRQPDIAARSERERERDRDQRDIRDREYPGFLRHFQTNIPPRFQKQQAERSGSGFNRISPSAERSSQSVSFAQQYDSGRWGHNHNNLNNNTKQSHAVPPPRRSRIDSDVSSPLEEDRSSSRDHRGQLSREDRYRHPAHRKSGGYYDEYTRTYKDYDWDDRHPREPWERERHFDDKERETNLDSRDGRESRENRPIRQNRDSVENRDRDSKEKKDYDNYLKDTCDERERCDDRERSDGTEWRDDRTQERQTEKRREMPREERIERNERPQRPDSRDSRTSRESKTSSRDDEPHKLRDCGLWVNEISDYEEKKRDLYHENNRERERDRRQPPGPVTKDKLEADDLKSEKRNLTQLKRNSSEQEKKDAVKETVTETKKETDIRSRKSERITETSNRPVERGDSSPKAWADAVSPTFEKEEEKILETFKDINELENVKQNLEKLTLEKREDVHIEDTNKEHVKEEKREKNTRNRTSSGSSSSRARDCRGGRQWGGSIYTRWSGQESRGRRGGSKSSGRPASARSGSYGHTDSENSADEISGSTESGKEERRSAKSPKLSQKIDKEERNREVSRREDKRTGEYSQARNEKRSYDGKPSREGFAPSGEPSRRGRGGFRIRSSGNNSNRMEGYGPPSSKSPFSSERNAEEKQNTTKQCSTTTASDKETNNPASTPIESSDDKMIAKQQALTAGITGRRTKSPNPQSQQSNKQDNHQTSGNVVSQKPHKKEESLSKRTRSGSRRGKDTRESRFRGSSSNVSKQTSSDVGNEEWETTSENSEDHMDDHKESRNSRNKHFNGRGNQNSNQNAMGGNLHSRRNEQGGNNRDQREKNSKSSSTSSRAPGAEKRNVQNSSFCNQRNQSSISQSQNGRSRSQGSSHGGSMSNKSSSNKENTVNRIDEIKLNEPNLVNQAFNDMNKKSQSKEKKIVDNASDSNNFTEDGSTIVEDKLDSDGFQEVRSKKNVKEPRHSQKDEIKPSAKKEKERERDRSKSKSNNGSQQISQQTQNIPSLLGQSIQQPVSMPQKQYDKNTKGLKLPPRFQKQRLAKQQQQQTFADPNDVNKMNSSGNNNMKDSSGGPAPPPSVNAWDKPFISQLRSNSPSAVPADVQLMSGLTSQNDQVHENNEQANSGNSSQRNSPSGEKAGKNTKDLVEKNVSDVSSPPVQTLIFENTNYSKTTKTTPTDLAMKSKFSNHVQKQQRVDKRVEMEEEGNPMHQHSQQSLSVAFSNKPNDLMKNKNQEPIQMPLSFNKNEDNADMKLDFTFDSDLSQLTEDKSKTLGMTRSMHMSSGQSTISPSTAELNLKIASVKKVWENATPMPTVVEHEDGGNVVSTANSFPQAFENSDVDDSYSPHQQYNQNNMKNEITTSTNVCKLVPPQVKPQQQSAGSNGTQPGSTVPGPSPIGAGQSPMGHPPASLQGPLSPPPFNSTGQPSHINYQEFPQYPGSQAAQYGSMSAIPSPPAMLFNTGSGQLPAQAGGLYGAFQLDQSRSPFTQYPPYGPSLQSSFNQQNVYLPQPPPPPPHAPSAPTPDMYPNNLSQYRITAATAPPFGQNQQLSNNPNTVLISSSSNSLMSASVKPSSQPIGAIGTKAAPHFQAPSAPQPNQLPYIPYDPNQVLSVSGSYMGNSQLVQRPGPNVQASANSYYSATSADVFPGSQTGFYQPGGATQQTGTHYGLQGFGQHSQSLATGSATPVGLQNFSPGFLSNSGLQIAAAAAAQQFRNPTGGLPAPANATSTFLNKHQPQEQPRQLKSPSGNQQDVLASVFNATPQIPSPKSRNCKQQTSSQQPQPSPTQHHKYQQYQGVSQSALVSSYSNYVLQQNVRGMGMPPRAGIQPSQQRYPPPIQRPVVPFAQGPTLNNSTQQPNSMPSQQQAQINRHRPNLHQQQQQRNMKMQQQQYYSSQGNVKIDSNDKTDSHNDKINDGNSGNQSGGNKSNVNQQDSDTKEEVSQQNE; this comes from the exons ATGTCTACTCTGTCAGGGATTTTGTCGAAGggggagaaaggaaaatcaaAGTTTCAATCGTTAGATATCAATAATTTGTATCGGGTAAGCAGG gGAGAATCCTTAGAACAACATCAACAAAAGAACACATTACCGCGCAAACATGGCATGCAAACCCTCGGAAGGGTGCCCTCGGCACGGAGACCTCCCGCTAATTTGCCCAGTTTGAAAAGTGAAACTAGCAGCAGCGATCCAGCTGTCAGTCTTGTACCTAGTGGAGGAAGTGGTTGGGCAACTACCAAGGATTCAGGATCTTCAAGCACTAATACTACTGTATCTACAACAGCAACAGATTCAAACACT ACAAATTCTTCACCAACACAATGTGTAACGGGGTCGACTGCACCAACATCTCTTCATCCTTTGCTACCAGGACAACAAGGTACTTCACATTCTTCCGATGCAAACAACAAATCATCATGGAGTGCAATTATGAGCAAATCAGGAGATg CAGTGGTTGGATACGCGGGGCTCGTGGGGGGCGGAAGAGGGGGAAGAAGTGCCCCTGGGCTGAGTTTCCTTGCCCACCAGTCCCCGCAGTTCCAACACGAGTTTCCCAGTCTCAGCGGACAGCCCTCTGTCTCCGCCTCCAATCAGAGCCAGACTCAAGAGTCCTCGGCAACATCCAATGCGATCTCAGTCGCTGTCCAACACCACTCATTGCTACAGCAACAGCCATATTCCCACAACCACTCAG GAGGTGCACTAAACAatcagcagcaacaacagaaTCGAGAACTAAATGCACAGTATGGTCCTGGACCAAGTCTACGCCCTCAaa CAGAAGGAAGTTGGATTCAAGGAGGCAGTCGCACGACGAGCGGAACAACACCAACAACAGGCGCTCCCGGAAATGGGAATACTCCGGCGGTCCAGGGCCCCCCAATGGTGGGTCCCAGTGGTTCTACGGGACACACGGAGGGACTCGCTGGCGGGCGACAGAACTTGGGCCAATCGCCCAACATGGCTATGGGCCAGGCAGGCCAGAGTACTTCCCCCAACAGTCAAGCTCCACTTCCTTCTGCTTCGCATCAG ATGTATAGAGGAAATTTCCCAAGTGGATTCCCATCTCAGTTTTCACCAAACGTAGGATCGGGTGGTCCACGGCCACGATTCAACTATCCTCCAGATCGCTTTCCTCTTCCTCAACGACCGCAAGAACGCGATCGTGTTCCAGAGGAGGAGATCATAACGCGTCctattattaaagaagaagatttaaCAAGAATGGACGATATCTCGCGTGACGCAGGCTGGGCAGCGCACGATGATATTGATTATAACCAGAAATTGGCTTTTAGCGATGACGAACCTGAACCTGAGCCcccgaaaaaggaagaaaaaaaagatgttaagacagaagaaaaattagatgAAAATCATTcggaaaataaagataaaccAAGGGACAATCGTGACAATAGAGAAACTGCAAAAGATAATCGAGATCAACCTACGCATCGTCCATGGAATCAAAGCACTCTATCTCGAGATTTACGTGGTCCTAATGGTCCAAATTGCTTCTCTACTCAACCATCGCTGCAATCGGTGCATTCTTTGAGAG TAGACGCAGAAGACGACGAAGCGTGGAATGAAAGACGCAGATTGAAAGTTGAAGTTGCATTTGTTGTTAAACGTGCCCGTCAAcgcaaagaggaagaagaaaaaagattccaAGAATCTACTAAACAAGCGGCAGCTAAAAAGTTACAAGatttggaaaagaaattacaagaaaaacaatcaagacaaaaagaagatgaacGTGGACCACCACCTGAACCGAAAGGTCTCATTAGTGTTCCACCTGTACCTATTCCTGTACCCGAATGGGAACGCGAGAAAGAAATCAGAGAACGTGAAAATCGAGAACGTGAACGGGAACGATCTCGCACTTCTTCTGAAGGAAAAGATGATAAATCTGCTCGTGAATCTCGTGAACCCAGGGACAATTTAAGAGAATCTAGAGACACCCGCGATCAGTTGATGAATGATCGACAGAGTGATCGACAACTTGACCGGCAAAACGATCGTCAGAATGATCGACAAATTGATCGTCAAAATGATCGACAAATTGATCGTCAGAATGATCGACAAATTGATCGTCAGAACGATCGACAAATTGATCGTCAGAATGATCGACAAATTGATCGTCAGAACGATCGTCAGACCGATCGTCAGAACGATCGTCAGAACGAACGCCAGAACGATCGAGCAAATGACCGTCAGAATGATCGACCAAATGATCGACCAAATGATCGTCAAAATGATCGACAAATAGATCGACAGAATTTCTTGAGACAACCAGATATTGCTGCACGCAGCGAACGTGAACGAGAACGTGATCGTGATCAACGTGATATTAGAGATCGTGAATATCCTGGATTTTTACGACATTTTCAAACTAACATACCACCCAGATTTCAAAAACAACAGGCAGAAAGGAGTGGTTCTGGGTTTAACCGCATTTCACCGAGCGCAGAAAGATCATCTCAATCTGTCTCGTTTGCTCAACAATATGACTCCGGAAGATGGGGTCacaatcataataatttaa ATAACAATACGAAGCAATCACATGCAGTACCACCACCCCGGCGAAGTAGAATTGATTCGGATGTATCATCACCATTGGAGGAGGATCGTTCTTCATCGCGCGACCATCGTGGACAATTATCCAGAGAGGATCGTTACCGTCATCCTGCACATCGAAAATCAGGTGGTTATTATGACGAATACACTCGCACCTACAAAGATTATGATTGGGACGATAGACATCCTCGCGAACCTTGGGAACGCGAGAGACATTTCGATGATAAGGAGCGAGAAACAAATTTGGATTCAAGAGATGGTAGGGAAAGTAGAGAGAATCGACCGATTAGACAGAATCGAGACAGCGTTGAAAATCGTGACCGAGacagtaaagaaaaaaaggactaTGACAACTATTTaaag GATACTTGTGATGAACGCGAGCGTTGCGATGATAGGGAACGCTCCGATGGTACCGAATGGCGTGATGATCGTACTCAAGAGAGACAAACTGAAAAACGACGTGAAATGCCACGCGAGGAACGTATCGAACGTAATGAACGGCCACAAAGACCGGATTCGCGTGACAGTCGTACGTCAAGAGAATCGAAAACATCATCGCGCGACGATGAGCCTCATAAGTTGCGCGACTGTGGCTTATGGGTAAATGAAATTTCggattacgaagaaaaaaagcgagatctttatcacgaaaataatagagaaagagagagagacagaagacAGCCACCTGGTCCTGTGACTAAGGATAAATTAGAAGCGGATGATTTAAAGAGCGAGAAACGTAACTTGACtcaattgaaaagaaatagctCTGAGCAGGAGAAGAAAGATGCAGTAAAGGAAACTGTaactgaaacgaaaaaagaaaccgaTATCCGTAGCAGAAAATCTGAACGTATAACTGAAACAAGTAATAGACCTGTAGAAAGAGGAGATAGTTCTCCAAAAGCTTGGGCTGATGCTGTATCACCAACGtttgaaaaggaagaggaaaagatattGGAAACTTTTAAAGACATAAACGAACTAGAGAATGTAAAACAGAATCTGGAAAAATTGACTCTAGAGAAAAGGGAGGATGTGCATATTGAAGATACGAATAAGGAACAtgtgaaagaggaaaaacgtGAGAAGAATACACGAAATAGGACAAGTAGCGGAAGCTCCAGTTCACGTGCTCGAGATTGTCGAGGTGGACGTCAATGGGGAGGATCCATTTATACACGTTGGAGTGGTCAAGAATCTAGAGGAAGGAGAGGTGGGTCTAAATCATCGGGTAGACCAGCATCTGCTAGAAGTGGTTCCTATGGTCACACTGATTCTGAAAATAGTGCAGATGAAATTTCTGGCTCAACCGAAtcaggaaaagaagagaggaggtcTGCAAAATCGCCGAAACTATCTCAGAAGATCGACAAGGAAGAACGTAACAGAGAGGTATCTAGACGAGAAGACAAACGAACTGGAGAATATTCCCAAGCACGAAATGAGAAACGATCATATGATGGAAAACCAAGTCGTGAAGGATTTGCACCATCCGGTGAACCATCCAGACGAGGTCGAGGTGGATTTAGAATCAGATCTTCTGGTAACAATAGTAATCGCATGGAAGGGTATGGGCCACCGTCCAGTAAAAGCCCTTTCTCATCGGAACGTAATGCTgaagaaaaacagaatacTACTAAACAATGTTCAACAACGACTGCATCGGATAAAGAGACAAATAATCCTGCGAGCACGCCAATAGAGTCTAGTGACGATAAAATGATAGCGAAACAACAAGCTCTTACAGCTGGTATAACAGGTAGACGTACAAAATCGCCGAATCCACAGAGTCAACAATCTAATAAACAGGATAATCATCAAACATCTGGCAATGTTGTATCACAAAAGCCGCATAAGAAGGAGGAATCTCTCTCCAAGAGAACTCGCAGTGGAAGTAGAAGG ggTAAAGACACTCGGGAATCACGTTTTCgtggcagcagcagcaacgtATCGAAACAAACCTCGTCCGACGTGGGTAATGAAGAATGGGAAACCACATCTGAAAATAGTGAAGACCACATGGATGATCACAAAGAGTCTCGTAATAGTCGCAACAAACATTTTAACGGACGTGGAAATCAAAACTCAAACCAGAATGCTATGGGTGGTAATTTACATTCTCGTAGAAACGAGCAAGGTGGAAATAATCGAGATCAACGTGAAAAGAATAGCAAATCTTCCAGTACGTCATCAAGGGCACCAGGAGCGGAAAAACGAAATGTCCAAAACTCATCATTCTGTAATCAAAGAAATCAGTCATCTATAAGTCAATCCCAAAATGGTAGATCGAGGAGTCAAGGTTCTTCGCATGGTGGATCAATGTCTAACAAGTCATCTAGTAATAAGGAAAATACTGTAAATCGTATAGATGAAATCAAGTTGAATGAGCCAAATTTGGTTAATCAAGCCTTTAATgacatgaataaaaaaagtcaatcgaaagaaaagaaaatagttgaTAACGCTTCAGACTCGAATAATTTTACGGAAGACGGATCGACTATTGTGGAAGATAAGTTGGACTCTGATGGTTTCCAAGAGGTTCGTTCAAAGAAAAACGTGAAAGAACCTAGACACTCCCAAAAAGATGAAATCAAACCATCagcgaagaaggagaaggaacgagaacgagatcGTTCAAAATCTAAATCAAACAATGGATCTCAACAAATTTCTCAACAAACTCAAAATATACCATCATTATTAGGTCAATCTATTCAGCAGCCAGTGAGCATGCCACAAAAACAATACGATAAGAATACAAAAGGTTTGAAGCTCCCACCAAGATTTCAAAAACAACGCTTGGCgaagcagcaacaacagcagacATTTGCTGATCCAAATGacgtaaataaaatgaatagtTCTggcaataataatatgaaagattCGTCTGGTGGTCCAGCACCTCCACCTTCCGTGAATGCTTGGGACAAACCTTTCATCAGTCAACTGCGCTCAAATTCTCCTTCTGCTGTCCCAGCTGACGTTCAATTGATGTCCGGTTTAACTTCGCAAAATGATCAAGTTCACGAAAATAACGAGCAAGCTAATTCTGGCAATAGCAGTCAACGAAATTCTCCAAGCGGTGAAAAAGCTGGAAAGAACACGAAAGATCTCGTAGAGAAGAATGTTTCTGATGTTTCTTCACCACCGGTTCAAACTTTAATCTTTGAGAATACAAATTACTCAAAAACGACTAAAACAACGCCAACTGATTTAGCCATGAAATCCAAATTTTCAAATCATGTTCAGAAACAGCAACGCGTAGACAAGCGCGTAGAAATGGAAGAGGAAGGCAATCCGATGCATCAACATTCGCAACAATCATTATCGGTTGCTTTCTCCAACAAACCGAATGACCTTATGAAGAATAAGAACCAGGAGCCTATTCAAATGcctttatcatttaataagaACGAAGACAACGCCGATATGAAACTTGATTTTACATTTGACTCTGATCTCTCGCAGTTGACAGAAGACAAAAGCAAAACTTTGGGAATGACTCGGTCCATGCACATGAGCTCTGGACAAAGTACGATATCACCCTCAACCGCAGAGCTTAATTTGAAGATAGCTTCGGTAAAAAAGGTTTGGGAAAACGCCACTCCTATGCCGACTGTAGTCGAACATGAAGATGGTGGTAATGTCGTCAGTACTGCTAACAGTTTTCCTCAAGCTTTTGAGAACAGCGACGTCGATGATAGCTACAGCCCACATCAGCAGTACAACCAGAATaacatgaaaaatgaaatcacAACGTCTACGAACGTGTGCAAG CTGGTTCCCCCGCAGGTGAAGCCGCAGCAACAATCCGCGGGAAGCAATGGAACCCAACCTGGCTCTACTGTACCCGGTCCGAGTCCTATTGGAGCTGGACAGAGTCCCATGGGTCATCCACCTGCTAGCCTTCAAGGACCTTTAAGCCCACCACCATTCAATTCGACCGGTCAACCTTCTCATATCAATTATCAG gaATTTCCACAATATCCTGGATCACAAGCTGCACAATACGGTAGCATGTCTGCTATACCTTCACCACCAGCAATGTTATTCAATACAGGTTCTGGTCAATTACCAGCACAAGCGGGTGGTTTATATGGTGCTTTCCAATTGGATCAAAGTCGTTCACCGTTCACACAATATCCGCCCTATGGACCGTCCCTTCAAAGTTCATTCAACCAGCAAAATGTATACTTGCCACAgccgccaccaccgccaccacatGCTCCAAGTGCGCCAACTCCTGATATGTATCCCAATAATTTATCGCAATATCGTATT aCTGCTGCAACTGCACCTCCGTTTGGACAAAATCAGCAGCTTAGTAATAATCCCAATACGGTTCTTATCAGTTCATCATCGAATTCTTTAATGTCAGCAAGCGTTAAACCATCTTCTCAACCAATTGGTGCAATTGGTACTAAAGCGGCGCCTCATTTTCAAGCACCATCTGCACCACAGCCAAATCAA ttACCTTACATACCTTATGATCCAAACCAAGTGCTCAGTGTAAGCGGTAGTTACATGGGTAACTCTCAGTTGGTGCAGAGGCCAGGCCCTAATGTACAGGCATCGGCAAATAGTTATTATAGTGCTACATCGGCtg ATGTATTCCCGGGATCACAAACTGGCTTTTACCAGCCAGGTGGTGCCACACAGCAAACTGGCACTCACTATGGTCTTCAAGGATTTGGTCAGCATAGTCAAAGCCTGGCAACAGGAAGTGCAACGCCTGTTGGTCTTCAAAATTTTAGTCCTGGATTTTTGTCTAATTCAGGACTACA